TATTTCGACTGATATTTCCATCGATCTGTCAGTCAAGGTTAGAGGAAATGAGGTCCTGTGGAACGCAACTGGTGACGCAACTACCTTGTAGCCATTTTTTGCTTAAGCCTTCGCACTCGGACAATGCAAGATGGATAGCCTTTGGCTTATACCTTCTAGCTAAACTATAAGCGCCCTATTGAACTTCCCCAAGCTTCGGTAAGGATACGAATTCCGCTTCTCAGCATGCACCGCTCTGCTGAATTTGGCCGCAGATCGATAAGGAAACTAATGCTACTTGGCACgacgttgttgttgcgggCGTCTCTGTGACGTGGAAGGAGGGTCATCGGCCGCAGATGCTTAGTCTTGGGGGTATTCAGGTATATTCAGCCAGTGTGTAACAATGGTCATTGATGCAACAGGTCAAGAAGTTTAGCAAGTCACGTTAATCAGGTCAATATGCATGGTAGGAAACCATTGATGTTTGTATGGATGGCGGCCACTGGTCAACTCGTTGAAGCTCCAGTGCTTACTCGTCGGTCTGGCTCTCCAGACTTGAGATCCTGGCTGGCAATTTTGGCAGGCTGGGCGAGAGGGAGGTTCGTAGCATGGTGTCGAATGGGAGGTGTCGTGACAAGCATTTTGTCTCCTCGATGCCAGCCACCTCGCCGTCCTCTTTGTTCTAGACCTTTTCAGCCTTCTGGATCTCCGATTCCTTCTTGACTTCATCCATCAACTCCTGAACCATCTGCATCTGTTTCTCCACCGCCTCGTGCCTCTTATTCAAGTCGTTGATGATTTCCTTGAACCCGTTCTTGAGGTTGTCGCACTCCTTCCTaaaccacctcatcaactcTTCAACCTTCTCGTTCTCGATCTAGCAATCTTTGACGGTCGaatggttgttgttgttggggggagggttgttcATCCCAGTGGCATCTTGGTGATCGTTGACCTCCTCGTTCGAGTTAGAAACCGTCATCTTTGTAAATTCAAAAACCAATGTTGGTCGAGATTCACAAGTTTGGACGACAAAACGATTTACTTATCTTGTTGGACGAGCAACTATGCGTAGAAATTTGTGGCGTTTGCGATGGTCTTGAAAAGACTGGAGAAAGTTGGGAGAGTTGGTATGTAGTTTGAGGTGGGAGGACGGAAGGACAGAGCTGAGGGTTCGAGGAGAACATGAGCCTTGAGAGTGGGCTGCAAAATGGATTGCCTATCGAAACCTCAGTTGGGCGTGTGATGAGGTTTCTCGCAGGGTGGCTCGGGAAAACGGGCTAGCGTACTGTACACTATCATCTCGTGCCAAGATATGTCCGAATGCCAATCAATGCCACTATTCACAGGTTCCCTGAACCCTCAAAAAACTATAGAAGATTCCCGTGGCAAAATGTCACACTTTTCGGCGACGGCATCCTGCAAAATATGCGGGCATTATCTCCTCTCACCTCGCCGCAAGTCAAGACGTCTCGGTATGAACAAGTGTATCACCACAAACTTTAGGAACTCCATCCCAAACGGCAACATGATATGATCCAGGCACCCGCCAAGATGGTGGGTGGCCCAGCTCAGGCCCCCGATCACAGATTGCTAGCATATTAAGCCGCACCCGGAAGATCGAAAAAGACACAAGGTGCTGACATGTTCATCTCTCCGCTTCGCCAAGTTTTGCGCTGATCCCGGTTTTGAAGCAACCATGCCCGACAAGAAAGCTACCGGAGCCAAGCCAGAGGATACTCCTGCCTTGGTCCTGGATTGCCAGAGGCGCATCACGTCCGCCTATGCATCTTTGGAGAACCAACAGGACGAGTTTATCGAAAACTTCCGTCGCAACCCGGAGACGCAGCTTTTCCCCGTCGATTCCATCCCCGCGGATGTGGGTGTTAAATGAAGTGTTGTCGGGAGAATTCATCAAGACGTATAGCTTGCCCAACCATGTCGTCAGGGAGCTTAAAGATGCCAAGAGTGGTCTTGTCGAGGCCAAGGGCCGTGTCAAGTGTGCCAAAGATGTGCTAGACTACACTAACTAGATCAAACGCTACATCCTCACGGCAAAGATAAAGGGAGGGAagtgtcacagttaagccaacGGGCAGGTCAAACAGTGTAAGCGGCGCGGGGCGCGCTCAGCCAATCAGGGTGTTATCAGGGTAGTCGGGCATAATCACAATAATCACTAGTAGGGCTAATCAGGATGTAATCAGGGCGGCTTAACTATAATTAATTCAGAACTCTAAGGTCCACGTATATAAACGAATTAAATAAATATTGAATAATTCTGTCATATAATGTAAGTTATATTAGTCAGTATtttaactattataattaaaataagTTATTATTATTGCTAAGATAGTGACCATGGTGCATGTGATGGCATACTGCAAGAGCATGGTACAGAGTTAGGGGTGCAGGGAGtagaaggagcaggagaaggctgcAGCCAAAAGGAAGGAGGAAGCTGCAGCCAATGGGAGAGCAGGAGGGAGTACAGGCTATGTGGGCACGGGAAGGAGGCTAGGGCAAGGATATCTTGGAGAGCAAGCAGGCCACCCACAAaccttcctttcctttcttttttcttttcatcttACGATTACATTAACTACAGGAATACAGTATTGGCCCTGACTTATTGGCACCTCAGCTTTATAACAGTGCTGGTTTGGTCAGGTGACGTCAGGTGCCTGTGCCCCACTTTCCAAACTTAGCTAGTGGAGTTGCTTCGAGGAAGTTGTTTATTTCTGGCTGCAGGCCACAAGCTGGTAATTACTCTTCTCTTTTTACTTCTTTAAATCAAAATCCTACGAATACAGCCATCACTTACTAGTGCCTTTGCCCTGCGTAATATGCTGCCCTCACATCAACTGCCAACAAAGATATACTAGCTGGAGATTCGTAGCAACGATGACAGATCCTAGAGAAACACGGCAGAAGATGGCGCTGTAGGTAGGTTAAAACATTAAAGCTAGAGTCGGGCAGTCAGTTAAATATCAAGTAATTGCCTTTGAAGAGAGTTTTAGAATTAAGTCAGTTTATCTCTGTGTTTGGAGTTTGGGAATGGTGGCCCTTCGAGAGTCTCTCTTGCCGACAATGCAGCTCTGCGTATCCCTGCAACTTGAATAAACACCAACAGAAAAGATTGGGAGCCAGGCATGCATATAAACAATAGGGTGTGCTGTGCATTAAGCGGCTCAAATCAACAGAAGTCTTAAAATTTTTGCACAACTTTTTTCTGACTATACCGTAGCGTTTAACTGACTTAAAAAGGAGGGCGACCATTCGGTAACTCCTCACATCAACTCCAATGGCACACCTGCCCACGCCGTGTTATCCACCGCTATCGAGCGGTTTCGATAGGATAAGTCTCTCCACGAGCACATAATCCGGTGCGAAACGCTGCAAAGCTCCGTTAGGTTTGCTCCCGTTTTAAGGCAGCTGTTATCCGCAGAACGGAGAACGAGAAAGCTCGCCACGTAGAACTGGGATATCATTCGTCCAGTAAAGTGGGGCTTCTTGGGGCACGAGAAGCAGATATTTAATTTTTGATCCCGTCAAAACCGGAACAATATATCAAACCCACCTATATCACGTGGATAAGGAGGCGCTTGGACTAATGTGTACAAATGTAAGCAtgctcttcttcccttttcgtcctccctccttcctccccaacctgtTTCCCCATTAACACCAGCATGGCGTCGCAAAGCCCCCCCGCTTTGCCGGCAAGGCCGCTTGTTTCGCCGGGTAGCGGTCATATTGAGCCTGTACTTTgccccttctttttctctctcccttgCGCAGATGGCAGATGCTGATACCTCACAGGTTTGGCTAGACGTTTCCACGGTTGAGGAGATCATCGAATACATCATTAGCGCTCGCCACCACGGCAGCGAGTCGATTCTTAGCTTCCAGTGGCACTCAGACAGACTCGACCATCTTTTTGAACAACTGGACGCCCGACTAATCGCACTCGACGAAAGAAAAATCCGCCGATTCGAGTACGACTACGAATCTAGTACCGTACATATCGACATCATGGGCGAATCCGAGTTCCATTATCAGGTTCAAGCTGGCCTTCGAGACTACATCAAAAATCGTCTTGCAGAGCGTATTGCCACCACGGATGATCCCACGATTCGCCGCCTAATGCAGTCTATCGAAGAGAGGGGTACCTTTAACATTCTATACGAAAGGAAGATCCATAAACAAGCCGATGTTTCGCTCGGCCAGGCGGGCGCCCTGCCATCTCTGGTTTGCGAGGTCTCGTAGAGCGAGCCACGGAAACATGTGGAAAGGAAGGCGCGCCAATACATCAACTGCTCAGACGGCAAGATCCGAGTCGCTCTGATCCTTGATCTTCAATATCCCTATATGAAAAAGGCGTGGGTTAGTCTGCTAGTAGCGGGCAGTCCAAGCGACTGGGGTACAGCATTCTGAACTGtaccatgatgatgatcttgttCAACAACCTGTTGGACAGGTTGATCTCTATCTCTCTGACTTGGTCAGTTTGGCTGGTGTACCAACAGCGTTTTGTCGCCCCTCGACTGTTGAGTTGGCTGCTGGGGTTACAAGGTTTGTCGTTTCTTTATTTCGGGCAATATAATAGATCTAACATGCCAATAGGAATCCCACAATCACCATAACGTTCGAACGACTTCGGGCTATCTTCCGCAAAGCTCGCCATTtacacaacccaaccaaatTCATAACGGAGGCTACTGATCAAGAGCAAAACCCGTATGAGGAGTCCGAGAGGCGTGTGGCCGAGGCGCGTTCTGAAGCACGCATCGAGATGGAACGGCGTGTGGCTGAAGAGCGCAGCGAGGCCGAGAGGCGTGTGGCCGACGCGCGTTCTGAAGCACGCATCGAGATGGAACGGCGTGTGGCCGACGCGCGTTCTGAAGCACGCATCGAGATCGAGCGGCTCATGGCCGAAGGCCGATTGGGGGCTAAGTAGCGCTCCGGAGATATGGCGACCTGTTtgtgagaaggaggggcacTGGAGGAACAATGTTCAACAGGTTTAGGTATTTGTAGCATGCTCTAATTCACCACTCTTCTCCGTCTCTTTCTCTGTATAATCTATCGGCGATAGCGATCAGACGAGCGATCCACAACACGGTTATCCGCCGGTTCAGACAGGAGAGTAAAATAAGGACGGTTATTACCGCCTCCCTCATTACCGTAAGGTAGATTACTTTTGTAGGAAGGCTTTGTAAGAGAAGGATATTTATAAGCGCCTCCCAGTGGCTGATTAACTGCTCCCCGCTGACTGGGCCATACTGGCCGTCGTCGGATGAGGAGCGGTATACCCGGGAGGGTTACCTACTAAAGCAATTGCTGACAACGGCCATCACCAAGTTCCATATATCCTTCGACATTTGGACCTCTCCTAATGGATTCTCTTTGTTGGCCGTTATCGCCCGCTTTCTCGACGATCGTAACTCCTTAGTATAGATATTGGTATTGCTGGCTATTTCTAGTCAGATAATGCCGCTACTAACAACACCTGCCTCTATACCTTTCGCAGCCTCTCTCCGCTCCTGGCATAtttcctctccctctacTCGTGATGGCCTCGGGAGACCGCCCCACCAGTCCTCAAAATGCGCCGCAGTCGGCTTCTTTTCGGGCGCCCcagtggtgggtggggggctTTAAAGGCCGTGCACTGAAGCCCGATCCGGGGTTGGGATGCCCCAGCCGTTTTTGAATCTCGTCTTTCAAGGTCTCTAAGTTATCCGCGTTTGTTATTTTACTGGGAAGAGGGTAGGAAAACTCGAAGTCAAGAGTAAGGATCCTCCGGTTAGCATATAGAAAGTTATAAAGCGCTGGATCCCCTAATGATACCATTTCCGTAAGTAGGTTATATTTAGCCTAGAATTTCTCGAGAAGACGAGGATCCCCTAGCTCCTCGGCGTGAAGATAGTGTAGCGTCACTCCTTTGACGTTTCTTAAAAGGATAGCAGGAATCGGCCGCTTGCTGATTCGGTACCTGGTCTGCCTTTAAAACATCGGAAGCGAAACCGTACGTCTTGTGAAACGAGGATCAGTAGTAGGAACTACCAGTCTTCTGGAGGTCAGAGCATATACCTTGGCCTCGCACTCATGGAGTAAAACGTCCCGTTCCAAGGAGAGTAGTGCAGGGATGACCAAGCCCTGTGAGCGAATGGTTGAGAGGCAAACCAGAGAGCAGCCATATCGTACACTTGACTGGAATACTGaataacgtatattataagcgagtgacccatataagcgagtgacccacttcCTTCGTGACATGACACCTTCGCACTCAACAACAATTTCCTCAACCATCCAAGATGCCTTCTAATTCAAATGAAGCCCAcataatcttagccctccaaGCGCTTCAAAACGACAAGAATCTAAGCGAACGAGCCGCAGCTAAGATCTATGGAGTCGATCGTAAGACTCTAGGGCGTCGGcgcgctggccggcctgcacgacgcgatactaCGCCCAAATCGAAAAAGCTCACTCAATctgaagaggatgctattgTTCAATACGTTATTGAGCTATGTGcacgagcttttccaccaagattacgtagtgtggaagatatagccaaccaactgctacgcgtacgcgacgcgcaCCCTGTTGGTAAGCTCTAGGCACAcaacttcgttaaacgccagccacagctccgtacgcgttttacgcgtaaatacgactaccagagggccaaatgcgaggatccaaaggTCATTGCCGAGTGGTTTACGCTCGTACGGAACACTAAGGctaagtacggtattatagataacgatatctataacttcgacgagactgggtttatgatgggcattatcttcgcgggtatagtagttacaacctcggacggccttagcaaGGCAAAACTAGCCCAGCCTGGTAACCGCGAATGGGTAACGGTAATCCAGGGAGTTAATGCCCTCGGCCGggctatccctccctttaTCATCTTAACCGCGCAGTACCACCTCGCTAACTAATATACCGAGTGTAATCTACCGTCTACCTAGCGCATCGCAACCACCGATAATGGCTGGACTACcaatccggtaggcctagattggattaagcacttcgactatcACATAGCGTCCCGTACAaagggtaaataccggttgctaatcctcgatggccacgaaagccaccactcgaccgaattcgagcgccaCTGCCAGCAGAACAACATTATCACGCTCTATATgcctccacactcctcccacctcctccagccactcgatgttggctgctttgggccgctaaaacaggcgtacggtcgccagatcgaggacttaatGCGCATACATATTAACCACataagcaagctcgagttcctctgtgccttccgcgaggcct
The sequence above is a segment of the Podospora pseudoanserina strain CBS 124.78 chromosome 5, whole genome shotgun sequence genome. Coding sequences within it:
- a CDS encoding hypothetical protein (EggNog:ENOG503PXIW) — encoded protein: MASQSPPALPARPLVSPGSGHIEPVWLDVSTVEEIIEYIISARHHGSESILSFQWHSDRLDHLFEQLDARLIALDERKIRRFEYDYESSTVHIDIMGESEFHYQVQAGLRDYIKNRLAERIATTDDPTIRRLMQSIEERGTFNILYERKIHKQADVSLGQAGALPSLVCEVS
- a CDS encoding hypothetical protein (EggNog:ENOG503PXIW), which translates into the protein MMMILFNNLLDRLISISLTCLAGVPTAFCRPSTVELAAGVTRNPTITITFERLRAIFRKARHLHNPTKFITEATDQEQNPYEESERRVAEARSEARIEMERRVAEERSEAERRVADARSEARIEMERRVADARSEARIEIERLMAEGRLGAK